In Humulus lupulus chromosome 6, drHumLupu1.1, whole genome shotgun sequence, a single genomic region encodes these proteins:
- the LOC133782473 gene encoding FHA domain-containing protein DDL, which yields MGRNIDHSKSPVRGRSPPHRKSPSRRERSPKRHRSSHKGGSPIKEKPRSDVKSPKHGRSISPFPRSRSRSPSPRTKRLRRAQAESESRKSNEREHEKNRGRGSERGLHKERGQGKEIGSERKERRSERDDLDSNPSRSRHSDASPSERHQRSRHRSYSPQPSVDNKNQEREKVNERGQERNNGRGSNRAIGEGRQDREMEGVRTERRSRRDDDHKSLRSKDGISTSPSSRHHRNKHRSQSPQPIVDTRARDEVSIVRESEERDNEDDSVSKMKVPEDALAAKQKEKPSFELSGKLAAETNRVRGITLLFNEPPDARKPDVRWRLYVFKNGEVLNEPLYIHRQSCYLFGRERRVADVPTDHPSCSKQHAVIQFRQVEKEKPDGTLTKQVKPYVMDLGSTNKTFLNDVAIESERYYELHEKDTIKFGNSSREYVLLHENSAQ from the exons ATGGGGCGTAATATAGACCATTCTAAATCTCCTGTTAGGGGTCGAAGTCCTCCTCATAGGAAGAGTCCATCACGACGGGAGAGATCACCGAAACGACATAGGAGCTCCCATAAGGGTGGTTCTCCAATTAAAGAGAAACCTCGAAGTGATGTCAAGTCTCCTAAGCATGGAAGGTCAATATCTCCTTTTCCTCGTTCCCGATCACGCTCTCCTTCTCCACGAACGAAAAGGTTGAGGAGAGCACAAGCTGAAAGTGAGTCTAGGAAATCAAATGAGAGAGAACACGAAAAAAATCGTGGTAGAGGAAGTGAAAGGGGTTTACATAAGGAAAGGGGTCAAGGAAAAGAAATTGGGAGTGAGAGGAAGGAGAGAAGGTCGGAAAGAGATGACCTTGATAGCAATCCTTCAAGATCAAGGCATAGTGATGCTTCTCCTTCAGAACGTCACCAAAGGAGTAGACATAGATCTTACTCACCTCAACCATCTGTTGATAACAAAAACCAAGAAAGGGAGAAAGTAAATGAGAGAGGCCAAGAGAGGAACAATGGCAGAGGAAGTAATAGAGCTATAGGGGAAGGAAGACAAGATAGAGAAATGGAGGGCGTGAGAACAGAGAGAAGATCTAGAAGAGATGATGATCACAAGTCTTTAAGATCAAAAGATGGAATTTCTACATCTCCATCTAGTCGTCATCATAGAAACAAGCACAGATCTCAGTCACCTCAGCCAATTGTTGATACTCGAGCTCGTGATGAG GTGTCAATTGTAAGAGAATCTGAAGAAAG GGATAATGAAGATGACTCGGTGTCTAAAATGAAAGTTCCTGAGGATGCGCTAGCAGCAAAGCAGAAG GAGAAACCTTCATTTGAGCTTTCAGGAAAGCTCGCTGCAGAAACTAATAGAGTCAGAG GTATAACATTGCTGTTCAATGAACCCCCAGATGCAAGGAAACCTGATGTAAGGTGGCGGCTTTATGTTTTCAAGAATGGTGAAGTTCTCAATG AACCCTTGTACATACATCGTCAAAGCTGCTACCTTTTTGGGAGAGAAAGAAGGGTGGCAGATgttcctactgaccacccatccTGCAGCAAGCAACATGCTGTGATACAATTTCG GCAAGTAGAGAAGGAGAAACCTGATGGTACTCTAACAAAGCAAGTAAA GCCTTATGTAATGGATCTTGGAAGCACAAACAAAACTTTTCTCAAT GATGTTGCCATTGAATCTGAACGTTATTATGAGCTTCATGAAAAAGATACCATTAAGTTTGGTAACAGTAG CCGAGAGTATGTGCTATTACACGAGAACTCAGCCCAATAA